A window of Epinephelus fuscoguttatus linkage group LG24, E.fuscoguttatus.final_Chr_v1 contains these coding sequences:
- the glsa gene encoding glutaminase a isoform X3: MYLFKARCVVLCVVAYFTALGSLGNYDHSNRSMTLQGASNAEKFDYVMNFMNKLAGNEYVGFSNATFQSERESGDRNFAIGYYLKEKKCFPEGTDMTSILDFYFQLCSIEVTCESASVMAATLANGGFCPITGERVLSPESVRNTLSLMHSCGMYDFSGQFAFHVGLPAKSGVAGGILLVVPNVMGVMCWSPPLDKLGNSVRGIQFCTDLVSLFNFHNYDNLRHFAKKLDPRREGGDQRVKSVINLLFAAYTGDVSALRRFALSSMDMEQRDYDSRTALHVAAAEGHAEVVRFLLEACKVNPVPRDRWGNTPMDEAVHFGHHDVVTILRDYHTQYSPQENVDNKQNAEKNLDGLL; the protein is encoded by the exons ATGTACCTTTTCAAGGCTCGTTGTGTGGTTTTATGTGTTGTTGCATATTTTACAGCATTAGGATCTTTGGGAAATTATGACCACAGCAACAGGTCAATGACGTTG caaGGGGCGAGCAACGCTGAGAAATTTGACTAT gTCATGAACTTCATGAACAAACTGGCAGGAAACGAGTACGTGGGCTTCAGCAACGCCAC ttTCCAGTCAGAGCGAGAGTCTGGAGACAGAAACTTTGCCATCGGCTACTACCTGAAGGAGAAGAAg TGTTTTCCAGAGGGGACGGACATGACCTCCATCCTCGACTTCTACTTCCAG ctgtgctCCATCGAGGTCACCTGCGAGAGTGCCAGCGTCATGGCGGCGACCCTGGCCAATGGCGGCTTCTGTCCAATCACAGGAGAGCGCGTGCTGAGCCCCGAGTCTGTGCGAAACACTCTGAGTCTGATGCATTCCTGCGGCATGTATGACTTCTCCGGACAGTTTGCTTTCCAC GTCGGTCTGCCGGCTAAATCCGGGGTCGCCGGGGGGATTCTGCTGGTTGTTCCAAACGTGATGGGCGTCATGTGTTGGTCTCCTCCGCTCGACAAGCTGGGGAACAGCGTCAGAGGCATCCAGTTCTGCACG GACCTGGTTTCTCTCTTTAACTTCCACAACTACGACAACCTGCGACACTTTGCTAAGAAGCTGGATCCTCGCAGGGAGggtggagaccagagg gtgaAGTCAGTGATCAACCTGCTGTTTGCTGCGTACACCGGAGACGTCTCAGCCCTGAGGAG GTTTGCGTTGTCCTCCATGGACATGGAGCAGAGAGACTACGACTCCAGGACGGCCCTGCATGTGGCGGCTGCTGAAG ggcaCGCTGAGGTGGTCCGCTTCCTGCTGGAGGCCTGTAAAGTCAACCCAGTTCCCAGAGACAG GTGGGGGAACACACCGATGGACGAAGCCGTCCACTTCGGCCACCACGACGTGGTGACCATCCTCCGCGATTACCACACCCAGTACAGCCCTCAGGAAAACGTGGACAACAAGCAGAACGCAGAGAAGAACCTGGACGGTCTGCTCTGA
- the glsa gene encoding glutaminase a isoform X4, translated as MNFMNKLAGNEYVGFSNATFQSERESGDRNFAIGYYLKEKKCFPEGTDMTSILDFYFQLCSIEVTCESASVMAATLANGGFCPITGERVLSPESVRNTLSLMHSCGMYDFSGQFAFHVGLPAKSGVAGGILLVVPNVMGVMCWSPPLDKLGNSVRGIQFCTDLVSLFNFHNYDNLRHFAKKLDPRREGGDQRVKSVINLLFAAYTGDVSALRRFALSSMDMEQRDYDSRTALHVAAAEGHAEVVRFLLEACKVNPVPRDRWGNTPMDEAVHFGHHDVVTILRDYHTQYSPQENVDNKQNAEKNLDGLL; from the exons ATGAACTTCATGAACAAACTGGCAGGAAACGAGTACGTGGGCTTCAGCAACGCCAC ttTCCAGTCAGAGCGAGAGTCTGGAGACAGAAACTTTGCCATCGGCTACTACCTGAAGGAGAAGAAg TGTTTTCCAGAGGGGACGGACATGACCTCCATCCTCGACTTCTACTTCCAG ctgtgctCCATCGAGGTCACCTGCGAGAGTGCCAGCGTCATGGCGGCGACCCTGGCCAATGGCGGCTTCTGTCCAATCACAGGAGAGCGCGTGCTGAGCCCCGAGTCTGTGCGAAACACTCTGAGTCTGATGCATTCCTGCGGCATGTATGACTTCTCCGGACAGTTTGCTTTCCAC GTCGGTCTGCCGGCTAAATCCGGGGTCGCCGGGGGGATTCTGCTGGTTGTTCCAAACGTGATGGGCGTCATGTGTTGGTCTCCTCCGCTCGACAAGCTGGGGAACAGCGTCAGAGGCATCCAGTTCTGCACG GACCTGGTTTCTCTCTTTAACTTCCACAACTACGACAACCTGCGACACTTTGCTAAGAAGCTGGATCCTCGCAGGGAGggtggagaccagagg gtgaAGTCAGTGATCAACCTGCTGTTTGCTGCGTACACCGGAGACGTCTCAGCCCTGAGGAG GTTTGCGTTGTCCTCCATGGACATGGAGCAGAGAGACTACGACTCCAGGACGGCCCTGCATGTGGCGGCTGCTGAAG ggcaCGCTGAGGTGGTCCGCTTCCTGCTGGAGGCCTGTAAAGTCAACCCAGTTCCCAGAGACAG GTGGGGGAACACACCGATGGACGAAGCCGTCCACTTCGGCCACCACGACGTGGTGACCATCCTCCGCGATTACCACACCCAGTACAGCCCTCAGGAAAACGTGGACAACAAGCAGAACGCAGAGAAGAACCTGGACGGTCTGCTCTGA
- the LOC125884669 gene encoding piggyBac transposable element-derived protein 4-like: protein MLRTLNVRQAVDLFFEVEEQEGEICVSPSESESDCDDEAEDPSFVADDKRDDEQPGTPTARGRGRQRGRENRCRSRSPCDRSSQPHHSPEAWRTERDPDTAPGVSRFMPHRPPGAQVDMHSPYTPKDLFQLFFSTATMRTLCKNTNKYAAIQQEMGKKYNWADVVVEELYKFFGLLMYMALVSLPGLQDYWRQNHILSVPFPAMVMTRDRFRSLMWNIHPSDPEEDVMNDMKKGTPDHDKLFRAKPLMDEIRTACQAHYHPGKELAVDERMVATKAKTGLTQYIKDKPTKWGIKLFVLAESSSGYTVNFNVYGGKSSSASVHGLSYAAVMDLIQPSYLGTGYHIYMDNFYTSPKLFLDLASMKYGACGTYRDNRKGCPRGRANALTPKSERGAVRWIREGPLLFVKWMDTREVSVCSTIHPAFSGEVVQRRAKDEDGRWAVKEIPCPTPVMAYNKCMGGVDLSDQLIQYYSTHRKTARWYQTLFLHFVDIAVTNAYIMHCEMSRKQQVQPMTHKNFLTQLVSELCGVDKTGTPINRSNQHVPVAIATVTDASQKATQGRRACQRCQQVDKKRNLTPWRCKSCDVPLCVIVDRNCFEEWHMLKKHQQQNALL from the exons ATGTTGCGGACACTGAATGTAAGACAAGCCGTGGACTTGTTTTTCGAagtggaggagcaggagggCGAAATCTGCGTTTCACCGTCGGAGTCGGAGAGTGACTGTGACGATGAAGCTGAGGATCCGTCCTTTGTGGCGGACGACAAGAG AGATGATGAGCAGCCTGGGACACCTACAGCAAGAGGCAGGGGGCGTCAGCGTGGCAGGGAGAACAGATGCCGGTCTAGATCTCCATGTGACCGGTCATCCCAGCCACACCACAGCCCTGAGGCCTGGAGAACAGAGCGTGACCCTGACACTGCTCCAGGAGTCAGTAGGTTCATGCCCCACAGACCACCAGGAGCCCAGGTGGACATGCACTCGCCATACACGCCGAAAGATCTGTTTCAGCTGTTCTTCTCCACTGCCACCATGAGGACACTCTGCAAGAACACCAACAAATATGCAGCaatacagcaggaaatgggGAAGAAGTACAACTGGGCTGACGTCGTGGTTGAGGAGCTCTACAAATTCTTTGGCCTTCTCATGTACATGGCATTGGTGTCACTGCCAGGTCTCCAGGACTACTGGAGACAAAACCACATCCTGTCTGTGCCGTTTCCAGCCATGGTCATGACGAGAGACCGGTTCAGGTCCCTGATGTGGAACATCCACCCCAGCGATCCAGAGGAGGATGTCATGAATGACATGAAGAAGGGAACACCTGACCATGACAAGCTCTTCAGGGCAAAACCCCTCATGGATGAGATCCGCACTGCGTGCCAGGCTCATTACCACCCAGGGAAGGAATTGGCTGTCGACGAGCGAATGGTGGCAACCAAGGCAAAAACTGGCCTGACCCAGTACATAAAGGACAAGCCAACAAAATGGGGGATCAAGCTCTTTGTGTTGGCTGAGTCAAGCAGTGGCTACACTGTCAATTTCAATGTGTACGGTGGGAAGTCTAGCTCTGCCAGTGTGCATGGACTGTCATATGCTGCTGTGATGGACCTCATTCAGCCGTCATATCTTGGGACAGGATACCATATTTATATGGACAACTTCTACACCAGTCCCAAGCTGTTCCTCGACTTGGCCAGCATGAAGTATGGTGCTTGCGGTACCTACAGGGACAACAGGAAAGGGTGTCCCCGTGGAAGAGCAAATGCCCTCACCCCAAAGTCTGAGAGAGGTGCTGTGAGGTGGATCAGGGAGGGCCCCCTGCTGTTTGTGAAGTGGATGGACACGCGGGAGGTGTCTGTGTGCTCCACAATCCATCCAGCATTTTCTGGTGAGGTGGTCCAGAGGAGAGCAAAGGATGAAGATGGACGCTGGGCAGTGAAGGAGATTCCCTGCCCCACCCCTGTAATGGCCTACAACAAGTGCATGGGTGGGGTTGATCTTTCCGACCAGCTGATCCAGTATTACTCCACCCACCGCAAAACTGCTCGCTGGTACCAGACGCTCTTTTTGCACTTTGTGGACATTGCAGTAACAAATGCATACATCATGCATTGTGAGATGAGCAGGAAACAACAGGTGCAGCCCATGACTCACAAGAACTTTCTCACCCAGCTGGTGTCCGAGCTGTGTGGAGTGGACAAGACGGGGACTCCGATCAACAGGAGCAATCAACATGTTCCTGTTGCCATCGCCACTGTCACTGACGCCAGCCAGAAAGCCACTCAAGGCCGCAGGGCATGCCAACGCTGCCAGCAGGTGGACAAAAAGAGGAACCTGACGCCATGGCGATGCAAGTCCTGTGATGTGCCCCTCTGTGTCATTGTTGACAGGAACTGTTTTGAGGAGTGgcacatgttaaaaaaacaccaacaacaaaacGCCTTGTTGTAA